One window of the Babesia microti strain RI chromosome IV, complete genome genome contains the following:
- a CDS encoding peptide alpha-N-acetyltransferase (overlaps_old_locusTagID:BBM_III09055;~overlaps_old_locusTagID:BBM_III09060), which yields MAGLPTREASAFKIMMGLYDNKNYSKALKTAEQILKKCPKHGETNAMKALLIYYSDSNSKDEALNIAKEAIKLDIKSSLCWHILAIIYKGNGEFEEAVKCFSQASKIDPVNQRLLKESSIIYLKLGQIENFRKTRAELLKLRPGNIHDWIVFAFACDLSCKTGMAVEALAECSKQFNKYEILGEQEKSEVILYNATCMETIGQYSQAYELLESMEQHILDKTAYYSILGRLAIRLNYQDKVHGIYKQLFEINCENLPCALILLATHPNHILSQLFNNYDLLALKTAIMDAEMAPSAKMRIYRENLSIFSGESSSCRPKVECDYAAYCLYNSTPIILGDQVFDIYKTSPGWSIPQRQYMILDRFSSYFAKIPFRDLFVSSYHCQTHLPFSSPNFSKSKNPFYYRTNSFKKWDDYPAFIQTRQLEIEEFEAVSDALKEFQIEFPKSHLLEQLKIALMPTGTYKDYCSQYLDKFFNRGVFNLYQYLDNILTLDKLLVTLDVCNELIKTSDKLHYKLSVTMLLSNLHHILGNSNKSLILIDESIAEAPTCLDLLTLKARILRDLGNSNIAADCLVSACKIDMFERDTSAFCARMLARDGRIEAAINEWTNYLRHEIDEYKKEHSIDISSMRFEKEVVRGYLSNKQYELAFNRCSKVLDQFFECNDEQGDFYNYSINRLSFISFKSYIYAMDDLFNSNYFQHFLKIYLNVGIDHSLLARDRANTILSRCHNCLDPGTILALYKTSFSVATRYCDGYLYRLQCLYRILQYGIYTRHSIIMVNHFLIHVKLDSSILNDYQLSFTREIISLIYSQLRQSEYINSTGNPVLNGKANGPHLTCGQPPTFNSTEEIDIDSLHQLLINNAVKYIKGEKNIRLAFALCLGLFECESVIDKHRALLEDLLKFAEKLFNFNNKLNPRKYLSLITKAQELGLDTTNLLDLTKKLYNLSGTYANGGDI from the exons ATGGCAGGTCTACCCACGAGGGAGGCTTCCGCCTTCAAAATTATGATG GGGCTGTATgacaacaaaaattattctaAAGCGCTTAAGACAGCGGAACAGATACTGAAAAAATGCCCAAAGCATGGGG AAACCAATGCTATGAAGGCCCTGCTCATTTACTACTCGGACTCAAATAGCAAAGATGAAGCGCTAAATATTGCGAAAGAGGCAATAAAACTGGACATTAAATCCAGTTTGTGCTGGCATATTTTGGCTATTATTTACAAGGGCAATGG TGAATTTGAAGAAGCTGTCAAGTGCTTTTCTCAGGCTTCCAAAATAGATCCTGTCAATCAACGATTGTTGAAGGAATCTTCGATTATTTACTTGAAGTTGGGACAAATTGAGAACTTCCGCAAGACAAGGGCGGAACTATTAAAGTTGAGACCGGGAAATATCCATGATTGGATTGTTTTTGCTTTTGCCTGTGACCTG TCATGTAAAACTGGCATGGCAGTTGAAGCACTAGCCGAGTGCAGTAAACAGTTCAACAAATACGAGATCCTAGGTGAACAAGAGAAGAGTGAAGTCATTCTATATAATGCCACCTGCATGGAAACAATAGGGCAGTACAGCCAAGCTTACGAACTCCTAGAATCAATGGAACAGCATATTCTGGACAAGACTGCATACTATAGCATCTTGGGTAGGTTGGCGATCCGCCTCAATTATCAAGACAAGGTCCACGGTATTTATAAACAGCTATTTGAGATAAACTGTGAGAATCTGCCGTGTGCCTTGATTCTTTTGGCAACACATCCTAATCATATCCTCTCCCAATTGTTTAACAACTATGACCTTCTGGCACTAAAAACGGCTATTATGGATGCTGAAATGGCGCCCAGTGCAAAAATGCGTATTTATCGTGAAAATCTCTCAATATTCAGTGGTGAATCCTCCTCCTGCAGGCCAAAAGTGGAGTGTGACTACGCCGCCTATTGTTTGTATAATTCAACGCCCATTATATTGGGGGATCAGGTATTTGACATATATAAAACCTCTCCCGGTTGGTCAATTCCACAACGACAGTACATGATACTGGATCGTTTTTCATCATATTTTGCTAAAATTCCATTCCGAGACCTGTTTGTTTCCAGTTATCACTGTCAAACACATCTTCCATTCAGTTCTCCCAATTTTTCGAAGAGTAAAAATCCTTTTTATTATCGCACTAATTCTTTTAAAAAATGGGATGATTACCCCGCCTTTATACAAACCAGGCAACTCgaaattgaagaatttgagGCCGTCTCGGACGCCTTAAAAGAGTTCCAAATTGAATTCCCCAAGTCCCATCTCCTTGAACAGCTTAAAATTGCCCTGATGCCCACGGGCACGTACAAGGATTACTGTAGTCAATACTTGGACAAATTTTTCAACCGTGGGGTATTCAATCTGTACCAGTATCTGGATAACATTCTCACATTAGATAAACTACTGGTTACCCTTGATGTGTGTAATGAATTGATCAAAACTAGTGACAAATTGCATTATAAACTATCTGTAACCATGCTATTGTCCAACCTACACCATATCCTTGGAAACAGTAACAAGTCGCTAATACTCATAGATGAATCTATTGCTGAAGCGCCCACGTGCCTAGATTTACTTACCCTTAAGGCCAGAATATTGAGAGATTTGGGCAATTCTAACATCGCTGCAGATTGTCTAGTATCCGCTTGCAAAATTGACATGTTCGAAAGGGATACCAGTGCCTTCTGTGCCCGAATGCTGGCTAGGGACGGAAGAATTGAAGCGGCTATTAATGAATGGACCAATTATCTCAGACatgaaattgatgagtACAAGAAAGAACACAGCATAGACATCTCATCTATGCGTTTTGAAAAGGAAGTCGTTCGTGGCTATTTGTCCAACAAGCAATACGAGTTGGCTTTTAATAGGTGCTCAAAAGTATTAGATCAGTTCTTCGAATGCAATGACGAGCAAGGAGATTTCTACAATTACTCTATTAACCGCCTCTCGTTCATCTCATTCAAGTCTTACATATATGCCATGGACGATTTGTTCAACTCAAACTACTTTCAGCACTTTCTGAAGATCTATCTTAATGTAGGTATAGATCATTCTTTATTGGCTAGAGATAGGGCCAATACGATACTATCTCGCTGTCATAACTGTCTAGACCCCGGGACAATTTTGGCCCTATACAAAACTTCATTTTCAGTGGCCACCAGGTATTGCGATGGATACTTGTATCGATTGCAGTGCTTATACCGGATTCTACAGTATGGAATATACACTAGGCACTCGATAATAATGGTGAATCACTTTCTTATACATGTCAAACTCGATAGCTCAATTCTTAATGACTACCAGCTTTCATTTACTAGAGAAATTATCTCCCTCATTTACAGCCAATTACGCCAATCagaatatataaattccaCTGGAAACCCAGTTCTCAATGGCAAAGCCAATGGGCCTCATCTGACATGTGGACAACCCCCAACATTCAATTCAACTGAAGAAATCGACATAGATAGCTTGCATCAGTTGCTAATAAATAACGcggttaaatatataaagggcgaaaaaaatattagaCTCGCGTTCGCACTCTGCCTAGGATTGTTTGAGTGTGAGAGTGTAATTGATAAGCATAGGGCACTGCTGGAAGACTTGCTAAAGTTTGCAGAAAAactattcaattttaacaataaattgaatCCGCGCAAATATCTCAGCCTCATCACCAAAGCCCAGGAACTGGGTCTTGATACTACCAACTTGCTTGACCTTACTAAAAAACTTTATAACCTATCCGGAACCTATGCAAACGGTGGtgatatttaa
- a CDS encoding transcription initiation factor TFIIH subunit H4 (overlaps_old_locusTagID:BBM_III09060) → MSRVLDVYDYLRHLGLNVWIKLFRGNATFLSIFRSFTELEQLVVFRLLFLAQPVSERALRLWFKPGNATELNSTLFRLVSCYALTVTPAQSPTTAVGGKSTMLNQYKLQDDFREGLLRCVLGKDYKQTSDEITPLNVDDLNCDLYKNLSKSMLFDYSRHRWELILRYIVSIEFRKKVAKSAQRISQINPDSQGKSAIIAEDVITTLKRHKLVFKPSNSTVSQTFQTVGMSRQALSWLLRDTRSQLNSLILEFIYLYDMGKLTNVKLADDMDSTSTADEYPLQNSTAGAKDTLNLEEAEKNVTDIIYFILTLSQLTIGQPISSKGLTKAQKRFLRFAVDLGILWQPKLDCDESSIDLDSGIHNIRRDKIYFAAPHALLFRSHMSEPLSLVSAITTADFSSRKLEIPNHYFSPYLLNETETAVPRMRHNLESGIIVQSNFKVYVYTASPLQINVLAHLCELQSRTPNLVIGVLTRASAHAAFRAGITAKQICQFLETHSHPILLQNVREGGSYLPNNVVTQLNMWEAERNRISLEQCVLIKKWEQEYLPELFQHTVRWAESKNYLLHYTTWPDNPSSKEFQDWLIREKYLACKGDAQDEVIEFIRSLKELKHKH, encoded by the exons ATGAGTAGGGTTTTAGATGTATACGACTACCTACGGCATTTGGGATTGAATGTATGGATAAAACTATTTCGTGGAAATGCCACCTTCCTCTCGATCTTCCGTTCCTTCACCGAACTAGAACAGCTAGTGGTCTTCAGATTGTTATTCCTCGCGCAACCTGTATCTGAAAGAGCATTGAGATTGTGGTTCAAACCAGGAAATGCTACCGAACTAAATAGCACTTTATTTAGACTTGTTTCTTGCTATGCCTTAACGGTCACTCCAGCACAATCACCAACCACTGCAGTTGGTGGGAAATCTACCATGCTAAACCAATATAAACTTCAGGATGATTTTAGAGAAGGGTTATTACGTTGCGTACTGGGAAAAGATTATAAACAGACGAGCGACGAGATCACACCGCTTAACGTCGATGATCTAAATTGCgatttgtataaaaatttgagtAAATCAATGCTGTTCGATTACTCTAGACATAGATGGGAATTGATTCTTAGATACATAGTGTCCATTGAGTTTAGGAAGAAGGTTGCCAAATCAGCCCAAAGGATCAGTCAAATCAATCCTGACTCACAAGGCAAATCCGCCATTATCGCAGAAGATGTTATCACA ACACTCAAGCGCCACAAATTGGTATTCAAACCCAGCAATTCCACTGTATCTCAAACATTTCAAACAGTAGGTATGTCTCGCCAAGCCCTTTCATGGCTACTGAGAGACACCCGTTCACAGCTCAATTCTCTGATATTGGAATTTATATATCTTTATGACATGGGCAAGCTCacaaatgttaaattgGCAGATGATATGGATTCCACATCTACAGCTGATGAATATCCGCTGCAAAATTCAACTGCTGGTGCTAAAGATACACTAAATTTGGAGGAGGCAGAAAAGAACGTCACAgacattatatatttcattcTCACGCTGTCCCAATTAACAATCGGCCAACCAATAAGCTCTAAAGGGTTGACTAAGGCACAGAAAAGGTTTTTACGCTTTGCAGTGGACCTTGGAATTTTATGGCAACCGAAATTGGATTGCGATGAGTCGTCGATTGATCTGGATAGTGGGATCCATAATATTAGGCGCGATAAGATATATTTTGCAGCACCTCATGCACTATTGTTTAGGAGCCATATGTCTGAGCCACTATCACTAGTTTCAGCTATTACAACTGCGGATTTTTCCTCCAGAAAATTAGAAATCCCCAATCACTATTTCTCTCCCTATCTATTGAATGAAACTGAAACAGCAGTTCCCCGGATGAGGCACAATCTTGAGTCTGgtataattgtacaaaGTAATTTCAAAGTATACGTTTACACTGCATCTCCACTTCAAATAAATGTACTAGCACATCTTTGTGAGTTACAATCTAGGACACCGAATCTGGTTATTGGCGTCCTAACACGTGCTAGTGCCCACGCAGCTTTTCGCGCTGGCATAACTGCCAagcaaatttgtcaatttctGGAGACACATTCGCATCCTATTTTACTACAAAATGTTAGGGAGGGGGGATCTTATTTGCCCAACAATGTAGTGACGCAGCTTAACATGTGGGAGGCGGAACGGAACAGAATATCACTAGAACAGTGTGTACTAATTAAGAAATGGGAGCAAGAATATCTCCCTGAGTTATTTCAACACACAGTCAGGTGGGCTGAgagtaaaaattatctcCTCCACTATACCACTTGGCCTGATAATCCAAGTTCCAAAGAGTTTCAAGATTGGCTTATTAGAGAAAAGTACCTGGCCTGCAAAGGTGATGCCCAGGACGAAGTGATTGAATTTATCAGGTCCCTCAAAGAATTGAAACATAAGCACTAA
- a CDS encoding conserved protein, unknown function (overlaps_old_locusTagID:BBM_III09065), which translates to MGNSSSLPDWSKRVPDGPLFPNRLNYPIYGDPKRAFGISSGAFLPFFGEELFIVQSNDKYTLNNPLVSQCVSDLDGKSGPSTFVRNVHQGKSANMESRSNKRRPTYSAKNFKSQIEDEQSNSDIDDSVTSKSAKDLRISKLIEFKKMLTTEIKFKTAIFYEKVKITISTDGNKLEWYKAKDKYNASENTGTPLGTIIMKKITSAKTKIDDTRCLEIIVGNTSYFLMFKTQQDRAKWQMQFDSLRKFMSMI; encoded by the exons ATGGGTAATAGCTCTAGTTTACCAGACTGGTCCAAACGTGTCCCTGACGGACCTTTATTTCCAAATAgattaaattat CCAATTTATGGAGATCCGAAACGAGCGTTTGGTATCTCATCCGGGGCTTTCTTACCGTTTTTCGGCGAAGAACTTTTTATTGTACAG AGTAATGACAAATACACACTAAACAATCCATTAGTTTCTCAATGTGTATCAGACTTAGATGGCAAATCTGGCCCTAGTACCTTTGTTAGGAATGTACACCAGGGCAAATCAGCAAACATGGAATCTCGATCAAATAAAAGGCGGCCTACATATTCTGCTAAGAACTTCAAGTCACAAATTGAAGATGAACAATCTAACTCTGACATCGATGACAGTGTAACTTCG AAATCTGCAAAGGATTTAAGAATTAGCAAACTTATAGAATTTAAAAAGATGTTAACAActgaaattaaatttaagaCGGCCATCTTTTATGAAAAAGTCAAAATCACAATTTCGACTGACGGTAACAAATTGGAGTGGTACAAGGCAAAAGATAAATATAATGCAAGCGAAAATACAGGAACCCCATTAGgtacaattattatgaaAAAG ATTACCAGTGCAAAGACAAAAATAGATGACACTCGCTGTTTGGAAATAATTGTGGGCAATACCTCATACTTCCTTATGTTCAAAACTCAACAGGATAGGGCCAAGTGGCAAATGCAGTTTGATTCTCTCAGAAA gttcATGTctatgatataa
- a CDS encoding Folylpolyglutamate synthase (overlaps_old_locusTagID:BBM_III09075) gives MSNELDKCLMDLYSRNCPKNFEYLNIIRQLNISLDKFKIVHVGGTNGKGSVSYKIANCLKSCGCNVGLFTSPHIWTPCERISINNQIISNENFIRYYKIVSNVDNSRQLRIFEVFMIMAFMYFIDNDVEWVVLEVGIGGRLDSTNFITSSKLVVITSIGLDHMNILGENLSDIAYEKAGIIKPNTTVVIGPSCVKYAVFKDKCKENHCKLIPVTINALEFDTENTEIAKIALTQGLGLDSKIVNQRLTIKPPLRYYHLSDYEKQIIGLSTYDEVIIDVAHNLPGMYYLAKQFSAQKYRNLLKICIYFNSEGRSLDVLAPLALDFYDIYLASVDHPRISNNTRLLRKLNEMHETQLKIKLMKSLSKTNGYFIHNTPNYKEIINYALGEIKKTSGVLLLCGSFFAMFDICSTFQILPSVFGISNQLPSVKY, from the exons ATGTCTAATGAGCTTGACAAATGTTTAATGGACTTGTATAGTAGGAATTGCCCTAAAAACTTTGAGtatctaaatattattagacaattaaacatttcacttgacaaatttaaaatagtaCACGTAGGTGGTACTAATGGCAAGGGGTCTGTTTCTTACAAGATTGCCAATTGTTTAAAGTCTTGCG GTTGTAACGTTGGATTATTTACTTCCCCGCACATATGGACTCCATGCGAACGCATTAGTATCAATAATCAGATAATATCCAACGAAAACTTCATTAGATACTATAAAATCGTTTCAAATGTGGATAATTCTAGACAATTGAGGATATTTGAG GTATTTATGATTATGGCATTTATGTACTTTATAGATAACGATGTAGAATGGGTGGTACTCGAGGTTGGAATTGGAGGTAGATTGGAttctacaaattttatcactagTAGTAAATTGGTGGTAATAACATCTATTg GGCTTGACCATATGAATATTCTGGGCGAAAATTTGTCTGATATTGCTTATGAAAAAGCTGGCATAATCAAACCTAACACGACAGTTGTAATAGGACCTTCGTGTGTAAAATATGCAGTATTTAAAGATAAATGCAAAGAAAACCACTGCAAATTAATCCCAGTCACTATTAATGCATTGGAATTTGACACTGAAAACACGGAAATTGCAAA AATTGCGTTGACACAAGGCTTGGGATTAGACAGCAAAATCGTTAATCAAAGATTAACAATTAAGCCACCTTTGAGATATTATCATCTTTCGGATTAtgaaaaacaaattattggCTTATCCACTTATGATGAAGTGATAATTGATGTTGCCCATAATCTACCGGGTATGTATTATCTTGCTAAG caattttcAGCGCAAAAATATCgaaatttgttgaaaatatgtatatatttcaattCTGAAGGAAGATCTCTGGATGTACTAGCACCACTAGCATTAGatttttat GATATATATTTGGCTAGCGTTGACCATCCAAGAATAAGTAATAATACACGATTATTGCGTAAACTAAATGAAATGCACGAAACccaattaaaaattaagttAATGAAAAGTCTATCAAAGACCAATGGATACTTCATACACAATACACCTA ATTACAAGGAGATAATCAATTATGCACTGGGGGAAATCAAAAAAACTTCAGGAGTACTATTACTTTGTGGTTCCTTTTTTGCGATGTTTGACATATGTAGTACATTCCAAATCTTGCCCAGTGTTTTTGGTATTAGTAATCAACTTCCTTCAGTAAAATATTAG
- a CDS encoding synaptobrevin homolog YKT6 (overlaps_old_locusTagID:BBM_III09070) — protein MTNWFNNVINNVTSTVTGQSLTNTSSSTDGCHVYAALVMRHWDINSACRLSAEYDFSILPSYVAKMATELTDFVARTCAIEAKPHQTKGVAMDNDMGTFYIRATGNQPPQQLVYIIAVNKCCTKYQAFKIISEIMQTYRPPIVSGYKDSTGNDLKSPVLREIMNKYKGQKDKLLEAQSKLDETKQIVIDTLDGLIARQGDLDALIAKSQDMSHSTARLMRDAKRRNSCCLMM, from the exons ATGACCAACTGGTTCAATAACGTAATTAACAATGTAACCAGTACAGTTACTGGGCAATCCTTAACTAATACATCCAGTTCCACTGATGGATGCCACGTATATGCTGCATTAGTCATGCGCCATTGGGACATAAATTCCGCCTGTAGACTATCTGCTGAATATGATTTTAGCATATTACCCTCATATGTAGCCAAAATGGCCACAGAATTAACCGATTTTGTTGCAAG AACTTGTGCAATAGAGGCTAAACCTCATCAAACCAAGGGGGTAGCTATGGATAACGATATGGGCACTTTTTACATCAGAGCGACTGGTAATCAACCTCCACAACAGCTTGTGTACATAATTGCCGTGAACAAATGCTGTACCAAGTACCAGGctttcaaaattatatcagAGATCATGCAAACATATAGA CCTCCAATAGTGAGCGGATACAAGGACAGCACTGGAAATGATCTAAAATCGCCAGTCCTTAGGGAGATAATGAATAAATACAAGGGCCAGAAAGATAAACTGTTGGAGGCACAATCGAAATTGGATGAGACAAAACAGATAGTCATTGATACATTGGATGGTTTGATTGCTAGGCAGGGGGATTTGGATGCTCTAATTGCTAAAAGCCAGGATATGTCCCATAGTACTGCTAGATTAATGAG ggaTGCCAAAAGGAGGAATTCATGTTGTTTGATGATGTGA
- a CDS encoding polyribonucleotide 5'-hydroxyl-kinase (overlaps_old_locusTagID:BBM_III09080) — MTTNMLAPVRTYALRSFRELRIVANDEQMPNDQIPFIKLMKGDKGSAEIFGRELSPEIELKITHGARLALYTWRGCTVQVRGTVNQEYEAPDNAMKEYINVAYALDAQRELSVISGDYGPRVLVTGSPSSGKSSACLMLLNYALRNGWTPFFVEADPRGSTDKDVLHSYPGVISSFVYQSVDYTSAVNQLNYFFGHAEIEEDLGLYYHINKCIASAIDSVTDKNFKVQPQGKRTDESQDFGKFIKSSGIIINAPYQASQKIICKLVKLYRITTVLVIDNPSLNHVLNESFSDKSNQPTAQIVGGMAFTTDNSNCDQTEQTSNTKKTVILGLSKLEGALSVDNQRIKYIKDATWKRYFGLDKSSATFGFHVIRFKLSQVKFITFESNSLLGSEALPTDQESSCEMVTANIWAGMAKTLVNTILAVVSTSELELAPFANVECFVHLKSVEDMPVDPNGNDKAEFIGEILCPSKYTSSNLPPFLVVPGTLRAMKWLQ, encoded by the exons ATGACGACAAATATGTTAGCTCCCGTTAGAACATACGCACTGAGATCATTTCGCGAGTTGAGAATTGTGGCAAATGACGAACAAATGCCTAATGATCAGATTCCATTTATAAAG ttGATGAAGGGAGATAAGGGCAGTGCAGAGATTTTCGGCCGCGAACTATCGCCAGAAAtagaattaaaaataacacatGGAGCTAGATTGGCTTTGTATACATGGAGGGGCTGTACTGTACAAGTTCGAGGTACAGTAAATCAG GAATACGAAGCCCCTGATAATGCCATGAAGGAATACATAAACGTGGCTTATGCTTTGGACGCTCAAAGAGAATTGTCAGTTATAAGCGGTGATTATGGGCCAAGg GTTTTGGTAACCGGTTCACCCAGCAGTGGCAAATCATCAGCATGCTTAATGCTGCTAAATTATGCTCTGAGGAATGGCTGGACTCCATTTTTTGTAGAGGCTGATCCCAGGGGCTCAACTGACAAAGACGTTTTACACTCTTATCCCGGGGTAATAAGTTCATTTGTGTATCAGTCAGTAGACTATACAAGTGCTGTAAATCAATTGAATTACTTCTTTGGACATGCAGAAATTGAAGAGGATTTGGGACTATATTATCAC attaataaatgtatagCATCTGCCATTGACAGTGTAAcagataaaaattttaaagtACAACCACAGGGCAAACGCACGGATGAATCTCAGgattttggcaaatttattaaatctTCAG gcataataattaatgcGCCTTACCAAGCATCTCAgaaaatcatttgtaaattggtaaaattgtacAGAATAACTACAGTACTAGTTATCGATAATCCATCGCTAAATCATGTGCTGAATGAGTCATTCAGTGACAAATCTAACCAACCCACGGCTCAAATTGTGGGCGGGATGGCCTTTACTACAGACAATAGTAATTGTGATCAAACTGAGCAAACGAGTAATACAAAAAAAACAGTGATTTTGGGCCTATCTAAACTAGAAGGGGCACTATCAGTGGACAATCAACgcattaaatatataaaggATGCCACTTGGAAGAGATACTTTGGGTTGGACAAAAGTTCAGCAACATTTGGCTTCCACGTCATTCGATTTAAATTATCGCAggtcaaatttatcactttcGAATCAAACTCGCTTTTAGGTTCTGAAGCATTGCCCACAG ACCAAGAGTCAAGTTGCGAAATGGTAACAGCAAATATTTGGGCTGGAATGGCAAAGACACTTGtcaatacaattttggcAGTAGTTTCTACTAGTGAATTGGAATTAGCACCATTCGCAAATGTTGAATGTTTTGTCCACCTGAAATCTGTAGAA GATATGCCTGTGGATCCTAACGGTAATGACAAGGCGGAATTTATAGGGGAGATACTATGCCCGTCAAAGTATACCTCGTCAAATCTACCTCCATTCCTAGTCGTGCCTGGGACCCTGAGGGCCATGAAATGGCTTCAGTAA
- a CDS encoding mediator of RNA polymerase II transcription subunit 7, putative (MED7) (overlaps_old_locusTagID:BBM_III09085): MSFTSGYPPPPFYYKEYVGPVDAPDLGGRPPPKIPNDSLTIFGNKQEDKPLKPLDSDTILYNTHPSTNLKEEFLRLYRIFIQELFILINSIEHVENRSNTHFRKILKIYTNLLHILSSLKKRQAYLDVIELLELQLQRRLECIDSIKRMLAWSKKEIEKSNVLNIN, encoded by the exons ATGAGCTTCACCAGTGGATATCCTCCACCGCCATTCTATTATAAAGAATATGTTGGACCAGTAGACGCACCTGACCTTGGCGGTAGGCCTCCCCCTAAAATTCCAAACGACTccttaacaatatttggCAATAAGCAGGAG GATAAACCTCTAAAACCCCTGGATTCTGATACAATCCTATACAACACTCACCCTAGCActa atttgAAGGAAGAATTCTTGAGACTATATCGCATATTTATTCAGGaactatttatattaatcaattccatTGAACAT GTTGAAAACAGATCGAATACACATTTCaggaaaatattgaaaatatatacaaatctGCTGCACATATTGAGTAGTCTAAAAAAACGTCAAGCCTATCTTGATGTTATTGAACTATTGGAATTGCAATTACAGCGCAGATTAGAATGCATTGATTCTATTAAGAG AATGTTAGCCTGGTCTAAAAAAGAGATTGAAAAGTCGAACGTTCTAAACATAAATTGA